The Deltaproteobacteria bacterium DNA segment CGTCAACCACACGCGATGGGTCGTGACGATCTTTCCCACACACGCCACCGCGCAGGAAGCGAAGATGAGCCGCGAGGAGTTCGAGGACTTCTACTTCGGCGCGACGATCTACGACTACGCCGCGCTCAAGCGGCGGCAGGCGAAGCTCGCGAAGCTCATGGAACGCACGCGCGAAGTGCGGATCACGGCGAGCGACACGGACCTGACGTTTTCGATCGCGGGGATGCCGGCGATTTCGTGCTTCGGCGACCGCAACATCCCCGACGGCGAGGTCTTCACCGCGCCGGTGCGCGATTCGGTGAACGGCCACATCAAATACAACGCTCCGTCGATCTACCAGGGCAAGGAATTCGACGGCGTCTATTTCGAATTCAAGAACGGCAAGATCGTGAAGGCCGAATGCGGGCCGATGACGAAGGCGCTCAATGAGGTGCTCGATACCGACGAGGGCGCGCGTTACATCGGCGAGTGGTCGATCGGCACCAACCCCAACATCCGCAAGCCGATGCGCAACATCCTCTTCGACGAAAAGATTTTCGGCTCGATCCACTTGACGCCGGGCCGCGCCTACGACGAATGCGACAACGGCAACCGATCGGCCGTGCACTGGGATCTGGTGAAGATCCTCGTCGGTGACGGCGAGATCCTCTTCGACGGCAAAACGATCCAGAAGAACGGCGTCTTCGTCCACAAGGATCTGCTCGACCTCAATCCGCCCAAGGAACGCAAGCAGGCCGAGGCGTACCTGAAGAAGAACGGCGGGAAGTGAAGAGGCGAGGCCCGAGCATCTAGCGGACAGCGAAGGGATTCCGCACGCGGACGTCGCCGAACCGCGCGTCCGCTTGCAGGTCCTCGGTCCACAGCACCGACGCGCCCATCGCCTGCGCGGAACGCACGATCATCGCGTCCCAGAAGTGGATGCGGTTGCGCTCGGAGATCTCGATCGCTCTCAGCACGTCGTCGGCGGTCGGGCGGTGAACGTGCCAATCGCCGAAATCCCGGACGATCTCCTTCGCCAGTGCGATGGTGATGGGCGACGCAATCTTTCGCGTGGAGACCACGAAAAACTCGGCGAGAACCTGCGTGCTCAGCGCGCCTTCGTCCGCAGCCATCAGGCGGTCGATCAGTTGAGCGGCGAAGTCCCGTTTTCGTCCGGCTCCGGCGTCGTGGGCATAGACAAGGATGTTGGCGTCGACGAACTCCATTTCTGTCAACGCTCGTGCAACTCTTCCCGGGTCCAAGTTGCGCAGCCGGCCGTGCCGAGGTCGTAGCCCTTTTTCAGGCGAGTGCGAATGCGTCGGAAAGACCTGTTCCGGCGACTCTTTTCGCTGTCGGACTGAACTCGAATGTGCGCCTCGACCGCTTTCTCCACCCATTTGGAAAGCGGAACGCCCGCCCGTTCCGCGAGACGTCTTGCCTCCGCGGCCGTCTCCTCGCTGACGGCGACCGTCATCCTCGAACGCGCCATGTCGCTTCCTTTCCCGGGAAAATCCCAAGACTCCGACCGCCACCACTATAACTCGGAACGGTGTCAGGACGAAATCTTCGGTCGCCACGACTTCGAGTTGGGCTTTCGCCGAGTCGCCTCGACTCATTCAGCCCCCTTGACGCACGAAAAATCGCGCCCATTAATCACGCCTCCCCGCGCTGTCAAGACCCCGTAACATGCTGATTATGTTGTGGAATAATCATTTTTTGCGGTTGACAGCCCCTTGGCGGTGGTTAGGTTTTCTTCGGACGGAGAACACAGCCCCCGTGACGACGGGGCCGGGACATAAACGGAACATTCGGACATTCACGAGCAACACAACACGCAACGCAGGAGGCACGCCATGACCCTCATCCGCTGGAACGAAACCTTCCCCACCACCGCTTTCGACCGACTCTTCGACAACTGGTTCGAGCGCGTCGCGCCCGAGCGCACCAACGTCGCCTTCGCCCCGCGCGTCAACGTGTGGGAAGACGCCGACAACATCTTCCTCGCGCTGGAACTGCCGGGTCTCGCGAAGGAAGACGTGAAGATCCACGTCGAGAACGGCCGGCTCACGATCTCCGGCGAGAACAAGTTCGAGCGCGACGAAAAGAAGGAGACCTTCCACCTCGTCGAGCGCCGCTACGGCCGGTTCGAGCGCAGCTTCAACCTGGGCGACCAGGTCGATGTCGAGAAGATCTCGGCGAAGATGGACAAGGGCATCCTGACCGTCACCCTCGGCAAGAAGGACATCAGCAAGCCGAAGCAGATCGAGGTCGAGGTCCACTGACGCACCTTGGGCTTCATTCGGGCCGGGCCGGTTCGTCGCCCGGTCCGTCTCCATAGACCGCGCCCCGGCCCGTCGGCCGGGGTTTCGTTTTGGGATCGGTTCGACTTCCCCCGACGCGCTTGGCGCCGGATGACGGCGCTTGACAGCGGTTGCGGCGTCGGGCGCAATACGCGCGGTTTCCAAAAGCGGTGTGCCTTGCGCAGTTTTCTTCGAATTCTCGCGGGAGTCGGCGCGATCTGCGTCGGTTGCGCG contains these protein-coding regions:
- a CDS encoding PIN domain-containing protein — encoded protein: MEFVDANILVYAHDAGAGRKRDFAAQLIDRLMAADEGALSTQVLAEFFVVSTRKIASPITIALAKEIVRDFGDWHVHRPTADDVLRAIEISERNRIHFWDAMIVRSAQAMGASVLWTEDLQADARFGDVRVRNPFAVR
- a CDS encoding aminopeptidase yields the protein MKDPRLSELARVLVDYSCKVKRGDVVMITAIGVDTLPLVKEIHKLALLRGADCVDYEFIDQEITRDFYNLADKRQIAWFPQHKLDFMKKVTCYIAVRGSDNSMVFANADQRNISERSKVMHPILDQRVNHTRWVVTIFPTHATAQEAKMSREEFEDFYFGATIYDYAALKRRQAKLAKLMERTREVRITASDTDLTFSIAGMPAISCFGDRNIPDGEVFTAPVRDSVNGHIKYNAPSIYQGKEFDGVYFEFKNGKIVKAECGPMTKALNEVLDTDEGARYIGEWSIGTNPNIRKPMRNILFDEKIFGSIHLTPGRAYDECDNGNRSAVHWDLVKILVGDGEILFDGKTIQKNGVFVHKDLLDLNPPKERKQAEAYLKKNGGK
- a CDS encoding Hsp20/alpha crystallin family protein, whose product is MTLIRWNETFPTTAFDRLFDNWFERVAPERTNVAFAPRVNVWEDADNIFLALELPGLAKEDVKIHVENGRLTISGENKFERDEKKETFHLVERRYGRFERSFNLGDQVDVEKISAKMDKGILTVTLGKKDISKPKQIEVEVH